The following are from one region of the Acidobacteriota bacterium genome:
- a CDS encoding alginate lyase family protein, which produces MSWDEIRTRVEQEIHKRSELALCRIGRHPAIKIGAASRHGEFFFSTGRAQERADLVRVHMPAAALEILHQADNIRRHHFHLLGYEGLDYGAEIDWHLDRVHEKRAPLDPWYKIPFLDFAVVGDHKVTWELNRHQHLVTLAKAWLFSHDEKYIREIVVQWRSWMKANPYPLGINWGSSLEVAFRALSWIWVDAMLAGAPGHAEFHAELLPALALHGRYIERYLSTYFSPNTHLIGEAVALFFLGTLYPQIAVASRWQRSGWKISQEEAQRQVRADGVYFEQSLHYHVYAADFFLYARILASRNGIDIPAQYDSTLGKMLAVVQALSQAGPPEGFGDDDGGRLFDSRRNRTEYMTDPLAIGSLLYRDQNLSAASLTEESIWLFGQEAVDGLGIHRGAQAPVSAAFRDGGVYILGDAQPFAQEIVVDAGPQGVGRSGHGHADALSMRLTMNGRRWLVDAGSGVYISADIADRNAFRQTAAHNTMRVDGVDQAQPEGPFAWTAIPETRLDRWTDGKTFSYFAGSHEGYARLADPVTHCRYIVKIKGGPTLVRDLALGQQEHDLEILWHVAPGLDARASGTDRITISDSRKDGTVRTGLDLIVPQETSWQMEITRGLISPAYGKYESVPLVRAYSRLRLPAEVATCLRTHAGAAREDCHLVSMRQSAVQVYEMTEGEANHGFFFALDKRPWNCGPWFSDAEFLYCRISSEKLAHLVVVGGTYVGWQGQELLKAPGPSAFFEWRKQDQLLHAEPDQFSATPLFYELTGSVKPSDESNISSSYAEKP; this is translated from the coding sequence ATGAGCTGGGACGAAATTCGCACGCGCGTGGAGCAGGAAATCCATAAGCGCAGCGAACTTGCCCTCTGTCGAATCGGCAGGCATCCGGCAATAAAAATTGGGGCGGCGTCTCGACACGGAGAGTTCTTTTTTTCAACCGGCAGAGCCCAGGAACGTGCGGACCTGGTCCGGGTTCATATGCCCGCGGCAGCGCTGGAAATTCTTCATCAGGCTGACAACATCCGACGTCACCATTTTCACTTGCTCGGATACGAAGGTCTCGACTATGGCGCCGAAATCGACTGGCACTTGGATCGTGTTCACGAGAAACGCGCGCCACTCGATCCCTGGTACAAGATTCCGTTTCTTGATTTCGCTGTAGTCGGCGACCACAAAGTTACATGGGAATTGAATCGTCACCAGCATCTGGTCACACTGGCAAAGGCATGGCTGTTCAGTCACGACGAAAAATATATCCGTGAGATCGTCGTGCAATGGCGCAGTTGGATGAAGGCGAATCCCTACCCACTCGGCATCAACTGGGGCAGTTCTCTGGAAGTGGCGTTCCGAGCCCTGTCGTGGATCTGGGTGGACGCCATGTTGGCAGGGGCTCCGGGTCACGCGGAGTTTCATGCTGAGTTGCTTCCCGCGCTCGCGTTGCACGGACGCTATATCGAACGCTATCTATCGACATATTTCTCGCCGAACACGCATCTCATCGGCGAAGCAGTGGCGTTATTTTTCCTCGGAACACTCTATCCCCAGATTGCGGTGGCATCGCGTTGGCAACGCAGCGGGTGGAAGATTTCGCAGGAGGAAGCGCAGCGGCAGGTTCGTGCGGATGGCGTGTACTTCGAGCAGTCACTGCACTATCACGTCTATGCGGCGGACTTTTTCCTGTATGCACGCATACTTGCGTCGAGGAACGGAATCGACATCCCTGCGCAATACGACTCGACCCTGGGCAAGATGCTTGCCGTCGTTCAAGCTCTTTCGCAAGCCGGTCCGCCGGAAGGGTTCGGGGACGACGATGGCGGCAGGTTGTTCGATTCTCGCCGCAATCGTACCGAGTATATGACCGATCCTTTGGCGATCGGATCTTTGCTCTACCGCGATCAAAACCTCTCGGCTGCCAGTCTGACAGAAGAGTCCATCTGGTTATTCGGACAGGAAGCGGTTGACGGCCTCGGCATCCATCGAGGCGCGCAGGCTCCGGTCTCGGCTGCATTTCGCGACGGCGGCGTCTATATCCTCGGAGATGCACAACCGTTTGCGCAGGAAATCGTCGTCGATGCGGGTCCGCAAGGGGTTGGCCGTTCCGGACACGGCCATGCCGATGCACTCAGCATGCGGCTTACGATGAATGGCCGCCGCTGGCTGGTCGATGCGGGCAGTGGCGTTTACATTTCGGCCGACATCGCAGACCGTAACGCATTCCGTCAAACCGCCGCGCACAACACGATGCGCGTGGATGGAGTGGATCAGGCCCAACCCGAGGGCCCGTTCGCTTGGACAGCCATTCCTGAGACGCGCCTCGATCGATGGACAGATGGAAAGACTTTCAGTTACTTCGCGGGTAGCCACGAAGGGTATGCTCGCCTGGCTGATCCCGTGACGCATTGCCGCTATATCGTCAAGATCAAGGGAGGACCCACCCTGGTTCGCGACCTGGCGCTCGGCCAGCAAGAGCACGATCTGGAAATCTTGTGGCACGTTGCTCCCGGCTTGGACGCTCGTGCCTCTGGAACAGACAGGATTACGATTTCGGATTCGCGCAAGGACGGGACGGTACGTACCGGGCTTGATCTGATCGTGCCTCAAGAAACATCCTGGCAGATGGAAATAACGCGAGGACTTATCTCGCCGGCATATGGGAAATATGAATCAGTGCCCCTGGTGCGCGCGTATTCTCGCTTGCGCCTGCCTGCGGAAGTCGCCACATGCCTGCGCACTCACGCTGGCGCGGCGCGGGAAGACTGCCATCTGGTCAGCATGCGCCAGTCAGCGGTGCAGGTTTACGAAATGACCGAAGGAGAAGCAAATCATGGCTTCTTCTTCGCACTTGATAAACGCCCATGGAATTGCGGTCCGTGGTTTTCGGACGCCGAATTCCTCTATTGCCGGATCTCATCGGAAAAACTGGCTCATCTTGTGGTGGTCGGTGGAACCTATGTCGGGTGGCAGGGCCAGGAATTGCTCAAGGCCCCGGGACCATCTGCGTTTTTCGAGTGGCGCAAGCAGGACCAGTTGTTGCATGCTGAACCAGATCAGTTTTCAGCCACACCACTCTTTTACGAATTGACGGGTAGTGTAAAGCCGTCAGACGAGTCGAACATTTCCTCGAGCTACGCGGAGAAACCCTGA
- a CDS encoding UDP-glucose/GDP-mannose dehydrogenase family protein, whose product MSVSIFGLGYVGSVSAACFASMGHKVIGVDVSRAKVDMLGSGRTPIVEARMSELVAEAHKAGRLQATTDALHAVLNSDVSFVCVGTPSLKNGKLDLSHIENVAREIGAAIRQKKAPHVFVLRSTVLAGTTESIVLPILEEASGKKCGRDFTVCYNPEFMREGSAVADFLNPPYTILGASDTNHLAPLRELYKDTPGTLYETSIPVAEMVKYFSNCYHALKVGFANEMGTMCKHLGVDAQTVTKIFTSDTKLNISPAYLSPGFAFGGSCLPKDLRAITYKAKELDLKLPLLESLMPSNAEHVDRAVEMVLDTGKKKIAQLGLSFKAGTDDLRESPQVQLIKRLMGEGLEVRIWDEDVSLGRIAGANRQYIEEVIPHIGSVLTDDLEGVLRGAEVVILGNKSATKDQLAKYLKPEQIVIDLVHLDPARRPVGAKTYEGMCW is encoded by the coding sequence TTGTCTGTCAGTATTTTCGGGTTGGGATACGTAGGGTCGGTCTCGGCCGCTTGCTTCGCCTCAATGGGCCACAAGGTCATCGGAGTAGACGTGAGCCGCGCCAAAGTCGACATGCTGGGCTCAGGGCGCACCCCGATCGTTGAAGCCCGGATGTCGGAACTGGTGGCGGAAGCCCACAAGGCCGGACGCCTGCAGGCCACCACCGACGCGCTTCATGCCGTCTTGAATTCCGATGTGTCATTCGTCTGCGTGGGAACACCCAGCCTGAAGAACGGCAAACTCGACCTCAGCCACATTGAGAACGTTGCCCGGGAGATTGGCGCGGCTATCCGCCAGAAGAAAGCGCCGCACGTGTTCGTGTTGCGCAGTACTGTGTTGGCGGGGACAACCGAAAGCATAGTCCTTCCGATTCTTGAAGAAGCAAGTGGCAAGAAATGCGGCCGTGACTTCACCGTCTGCTATAACCCCGAGTTCATGCGCGAGGGTAGTGCCGTTGCCGACTTCCTCAACCCGCCGTACACCATTCTCGGCGCGAGCGACACTAATCATCTGGCGCCACTGCGCGAGCTCTACAAAGACACGCCCGGCACTCTGTATGAAACCTCGATCCCGGTTGCGGAGATGGTCAAGTATTTTTCGAATTGCTATCACGCGCTGAAGGTTGGTTTTGCGAACGAGATGGGCACGATGTGTAAGCATCTTGGCGTGGATGCGCAAACCGTGACGAAGATTTTCACATCCGATACCAAGTTGAATATTTCGCCGGCATACCTGTCGCCGGGCTTTGCGTTCGGAGGCTCCTGCCTACCCAAGGATCTGCGCGCGATCACCTACAAGGCGAAGGAACTCGATCTGAAACTGCCATTGCTCGAATCGCTCATGCCGAGCAATGCAGAGCATGTTGACCGCGCTGTTGAAATGGTGCTGGATACCGGCAAGAAAAAGATCGCGCAACTTGGACTGAGCTTCAAGGCCGGCACCGACGATCTGCGTGAGAGCCCGCAGGTGCAGTTGATCAAGCGACTGATGGGCGAAGGGCTGGAAGTGCGCATCTGGGACGAAGATGTTTCTCTCGGACGTATCGCGGGCGCCAATCGCCAGTACATCGAGGAAGTGATTCCGCACATTGGATCCGTGCTTACGGATGACCTGGAAGGCGTTCTGCGCGGTGCTGAGGTCGTCATCCTGGGAAACAAGTCGGCCACCAAAGATCAATTAGCGAAATACCTGAAGCCGGAACAGATCGTGATCGATCTGGTCCACCTTGATCCAGCACGGCGTCCGGTAGGCGCAAAAACGTACGAAGGAATGTGCTGGTAG
- a CDS encoding GNAT family N-acetyltransferase yields MKLHAIDFQAADWKHLDSFADRTVFQTRAWLQFVRESQNATPVLAELREGSDVLGYFTGLTVSKFGLKVLGGSFPGWTTPYIGFNLNPGVSRRSALEALEKFAWDDLKCLHMEISDAHFTFEDAEGLGFNAEFYGSYRTDLTKSEDELFNSMDSACRRCVRKAEKSGVKIEEAHDLGFADEYYEQLKDVFAKQSLVPTYTVDRVRALVRNVEPSGNVLLIRARDPEGKCIATGIYPGFNKIAEFWGNASFRAYQNFRPNEACHWYALRYWKQRGVTIFDWGGEGVYKEKYGCTPYRVPWFTKSRYQIVGTLRNEARNMFARKQKLLGWLQGSRTSAERPADD; encoded by the coding sequence ATGAAGCTTCACGCCATCGATTTCCAGGCAGCCGACTGGAAGCATCTGGATAGCTTCGCAGACCGTACCGTGTTTCAAACGCGGGCATGGCTGCAATTTGTGCGCGAGTCGCAGAATGCAACCCCGGTATTGGCCGAACTGCGCGAGGGGAGTGATGTACTCGGATACTTCACGGGGCTAACCGTTTCGAAGTTTGGCCTCAAGGTACTCGGAGGTTCGTTTCCGGGGTGGACCACCCCTTACATTGGTTTCAATCTCAATCCCGGTGTTTCTCGTCGCAGCGCGCTCGAAGCCTTGGAAAAATTTGCGTGGGACGACCTGAAATGCCTGCACATGGAAATTTCAGACGCCCACTTCACCTTTGAAGACGCCGAAGGGCTCGGCTTCAATGCTGAATTCTACGGTTCCTACCGCACCGATCTGACCAAGTCCGAAGATGAACTGTTCAACAGCATGGACAGCGCCTGCCGTCGCTGCGTTCGCAAAGCAGAAAAAAGCGGCGTCAAGATCGAAGAGGCCCACGATCTCGGGTTTGCAGACGAATATTACGAGCAGTTGAAAGATGTCTTTGCGAAACAGAGCCTGGTGCCGACCTACACCGTTGACCGTGTGCGAGCGTTGGTCCGAAACGTGGAACCGAGTGGCAACGTCTTGTTGATCCGGGCACGCGATCCAGAGGGGAAGTGCATCGCGACCGGAATTTATCCGGGCTTTAACAAGATCGCCGAGTTCTGGGGAAACGCGAGCTTTCGCGCTTATCAGAATTTTCGTCCCAATGAGGCGTGTCACTGGTATGCGTTGCGCTATTGGAAACAGCGTGGCGTCACCATTTTCGATTGGGGCGGCGAGGGAGTCTACAAAGAGAAATACGGCTGCACTCCTTACCGCGTGCCCTGGTTTACGAAATCGCGCTATCAAATTGTGGGAACGCTGCGCAACGAAGCCCGTAACATGTTTGCGCGTAAGCAGAAATTGTTGGGATGGCTGCAGGGGAGTCGAACGAGCGCAGAACGTCCGGCCGACGACTAG
- a CDS encoding sulfotransferase, with protein sequence MNPAPGTLEKSATEATRPPDVHFRPPVFVLGCGRSGTKLLYHTLLSAGGFAVYHAESNAFNLIGLRFGDLAERGNRRDLLDHWLRSKLFYRSGLTREEIEPRILEECHDAGDFLRILMETIARKQGVTRWAECTPLHLLYLPLIKKLFPAAKIVHIVRDGRDVTVSLDRIGWIKPFSWDRKRRVLAPAIFWKWIVSKGRRYGSRMGSDYMEVHYEDVVEQPRETLARIGTFIDHDLDYDRIQQHAQGSMVDPNSSFRGDGQEKESNPVGRWKTVLSAEEVAQVEGLIGDTLQKTGYALVTPADKKHSSFPVSLMGLIYPIYFDVKLWFKTYTPLKKTADIGRMGISDPPTN encoded by the coding sequence ATGAATCCTGCGCCTGGAACACTCGAGAAATCCGCAACGGAGGCCACTCGGCCCCCGGACGTGCATTTCAGGCCTCCAGTGTTTGTATTGGGATGCGGGCGATCGGGAACCAAACTCCTGTATCACACGCTTCTATCAGCGGGAGGCTTCGCGGTTTATCACGCCGAGAGTAACGCGTTCAATCTGATCGGCCTGCGCTTTGGAGATCTCGCCGAGCGTGGGAATCGCCGTGATCTTCTCGACCACTGGCTGCGCAGCAAACTCTTCTACCGCTCCGGCCTGACACGGGAAGAAATCGAACCCAGAATTCTTGAAGAGTGTCATGACGCTGGCGATTTTCTCCGCATCCTCATGGAAACGATTGCTCGGAAGCAGGGCGTGACCCGCTGGGCCGAGTGCACACCGTTGCACCTGCTCTATCTGCCGCTGATCAAGAAGTTGTTTCCGGCCGCAAAGATCGTTCACATCGTTCGCGACGGACGCGATGTAACGGTATCTCTCGACCGCATTGGTTGGATCAAGCCTTTCTCATGGGACCGGAAACGGCGAGTGCTGGCACCAGCCATCTTCTGGAAATGGATTGTCAGTAAAGGTCGGCGCTACGGAAGCCGCATGGGTTCCGACTACATGGAAGTGCACTACGAAGACGTCGTCGAACAACCTCGCGAAACCCTGGCCCGCATCGGTACCTTCATCGACCACGATCTCGACTACGACCGCATTCAACAACATGCACAAGGATCGATGGTCGATCCGAATTCTTCGTTTCGTGGCGATGGCCAGGAAAAGGAATCCAACCCTGTCGGACGATGGAAAACCGTGCTCTCAGCGGAAGAAGTCGCCCAAGTAGAAGGCTTGATTGGCGACACTCTGCAGAAGACCGGCTACGCGCTGGTTACACCTGCAGACAAGAAACACTCCAGTTTTCCTGTGAGCCTGATGGGACTGATCTATCCGATCTATTTTGATGTGAAGTTGTGGTTCAAGACTTACACGCCGCTCAAAAAGACTGCGGATATAGGCCGCATGGGCATTTCGGACCCACCCACAAACTAG
- a CDS encoding sulfotransferase: protein MPAPNSNDRERSPVFVMGCHRSGTNLLYDMLLSSGGFAIYRGYLPIYKTLVPLYGSMESRANREKIVATWLRSKGFRRTGLDAEPLATKILNDCRNPGDFIRTVMDDVARSQGVPRWAVYDPDNVLHMERVKADIPNALFVHIIRDGRDIALSLKKMGGFSPLPWDRAQTPSLVATALYWEWMVRKGREHGARFPSDYIEIHYEDLITKPQETLQKLGGFIDHDLDYEKIRTAGLGRVSETNSSFREEGKKEDLKPLGRWKERLSPHDVAAIEAAVGKCLEQTGYELSLPAEQRSGGIRGAMMQAVYPTFLNTKLWLKMNTSVGRMSDTSALELEDETAAVAQSARP from the coding sequence TTGCCGGCCCCGAATTCCAACGATCGCGAGCGTAGTCCCGTCTTCGTGATGGGATGTCATCGTTCTGGAACTAATCTTCTCTACGACATGCTGCTTTCCTCGGGCGGATTCGCGATCTATCGCGGCTATTTGCCGATCTACAAGACCCTGGTTCCACTCTACGGCTCCATGGAGAGTCGCGCGAACCGCGAGAAGATCGTGGCAACATGGCTGCGCAGCAAGGGTTTCCGCCGGACTGGATTGGACGCCGAACCACTCGCGACGAAGATTCTCAACGACTGCCGCAACCCCGGAGACTTCATCCGCACCGTGATGGATGACGTTGCCCGCAGCCAGGGTGTGCCGCGCTGGGCCGTATACGATCCGGACAATGTGCTCCACATGGAGCGCGTGAAAGCCGATATTCCCAACGCGCTATTTGTCCATATCATCCGCGATGGCCGCGACATCGCACTGTCGCTGAAAAAAATGGGTGGATTCTCCCCGCTCCCGTGGGACCGAGCCCAGACGCCAAGCCTGGTTGCGACCGCGTTGTACTGGGAATGGATGGTACGTAAAGGGCGGGAACACGGCGCAAGGTTTCCGTCGGACTACATCGAGATTCACTACGAGGATCTCATCACCAAGCCGCAGGAGACTCTGCAAAAGCTCGGTGGGTTCATCGATCACGACCTGGACTACGAAAAAATTCGCACCGCGGGACTGGGCCGTGTTTCAGAGACTAATTCTTCCTTCCGCGAAGAAGGCAAGAAAGAAGATCTCAAGCCGTTGGGCCGATGGAAAGAGCGACTATCGCCGCACGATGTCGCCGCAATCGAGGCAGCCGTTGGCAAGTGTCTCGAACAGACCGGGTACGAGTTGTCTTTGCCCGCAGAGCAACGGTCGGGCGGAATTCGCGGCGCGATGATGCAGGCTGTATATCCGACTTTTTTGAACACCAAGCTGTGGCTGAAAATGAATACCTCGGTGGGCCGTATGTCAGATACGTCCGCTCTCGAACTGGAAGACGAAACAGCCGCCGTAGCCCAATCGGCGCGGCCCTGA
- a CDS encoding putative Ig domain-containing protein: protein MSKLNRSRFGDITDSDTRTSHGFRIVAGALLLACVVLTASCGFITQDQSQSGANTLTLSGQFPGGVTNQAYNSVLTVSGGDAPYHFAVKSGTLPNGVSLNPTTGSVSGTPTAEGSYVFEVEVSDAPQTHRGAQNFSISVTGPGKGVRVTVSPGTANILSGQTQAFTAAVTGTDNSAVIWTSSAGTISNSGVLTAPNVTVVTNVSVTATSKADAKAQGAATAVVEPANNQGLAINTGNLPDGRTGNAYDASLTATGGTQPYSWTVAGGNIPQGVALSQSDGQLAGMPGTAGGYSFTIKVTDAKAQAASKTFSLNIAAGGNLDGPAELPRATVSSSMSDTPAPGATIAVNAGGDLQTALNNAHCGDTIELQAGATFPGSFVLPAKSCDKSHWIIIRSSASDGSLPAEGKRVSPCFAGVGSLPGRPQFTCSNPQKILAKLEYNKTADGPFILKNGANHYRLLGLELTRTAGGRMAPTLIGVEPGGVADHIIIDRSWLHGTAQDETQLGVSLNGTNFVAVVDSYFSDFHCTSGTGTCSDSHAVAGGIGSHLDGPFKIENNFLEASGESVFFGGGAATVTPADIEIRRNHIYKPWQWMPGNPKFVGAPDGHPFVVKNHIELKNATRVLIEANVMENTWGGFSQTGFGLLLSPKSQHTRNNGNVCPMCQVTDITIRYNRISHAAGGMQLATSMSGNGDGGGPAYLGARWSIHDVVMDDINKNYVGGGSLFEIVNGWPANPLNTLTINHITGFPDADSHLFIMGNKSENPSMHSFVFTNNLVTTGRYPVWNSGGGKTSCAYSDTPVTSIATCFTSYSFGNNALLNNPQQFPPSVWPTGNMFAPDTKNAGFVQFNNGINGNYELQSNSPYKNAGTDGKDLGADIAGLDAALAGVN, encoded by the coding sequence ATGTCCAAGTTGAACCGCAGTCGTTTTGGCGATATCACGGATTCTGATACAAGGACTTCTCATGGATTCCGCATCGTTGCGGGTGCCTTGTTATTAGCGTGCGTCGTGCTTACCGCTTCGTGCGGCTTTATCACACAAGATCAATCACAGAGCGGCGCCAACACCCTGACCCTGTCGGGACAATTCCCCGGCGGTGTAACGAATCAGGCCTACAACTCCGTCCTGACGGTGAGCGGCGGAGACGCGCCTTATCACTTCGCCGTCAAGTCCGGCACCCTGCCCAACGGCGTCAGTCTGAATCCGACGACTGGCTCAGTCTCTGGTACGCCCACGGCCGAGGGTTCTTATGTTTTCGAAGTCGAGGTCTCGGACGCGCCACAGACTCACCGCGGCGCCCAGAACTTTTCGATCTCCGTTACTGGCCCGGGTAAAGGCGTCCGGGTGACCGTGTCCCCGGGGACTGCTAACATCCTTTCCGGACAAACCCAGGCATTTACCGCAGCCGTCACCGGCACTGACAACAGCGCTGTGATTTGGACTTCATCGGCTGGAACGATCTCCAATAGCGGCGTACTGACCGCCCCGAATGTGACCGTGGTAACGAATGTTTCCGTCACCGCGACCAGCAAGGCAGACGCCAAGGCGCAAGGTGCAGCCACCGCCGTAGTCGAACCTGCGAACAATCAGGGCCTGGCAATCAACACCGGCAATCTGCCTGACGGCCGCACCGGAAATGCATACGACGCTTCGCTGACTGCCACCGGTGGCACCCAACCTTACAGTTGGACGGTCGCGGGCGGGAACATTCCTCAGGGAGTTGCGTTGTCGCAAAGTGATGGCCAACTGGCAGGCATGCCCGGAACAGCAGGCGGCTACAGCTTCACCATCAAAGTGACCGACGCAAAGGCGCAAGCTGCCAGCAAAACGTTTTCGTTGAACATCGCGGCCGGCGGCAATCTTGACGGCCCGGCTGAACTGCCGCGCGCGACCGTGTCGAGTTCCATGTCGGACACGCCGGCACCGGGAGCCACCATCGCAGTCAACGCCGGTGGAGACCTGCAGACGGCGCTGAACAACGCGCATTGCGGCGATACGATCGAACTCCAGGCGGGCGCAACCTTCCCGGGGAGTTTTGTTCTGCCAGCCAAGAGTTGCGACAAATCGCATTGGATCATCATCCGCAGCAGTGCTTCTGACGGCTCTTTACCAGCAGAGGGAAAGCGCGTCAGTCCATGTTTTGCGGGAGTCGGATCCTTGCCCGGACGTCCGCAATTCACTTGCTCGAATCCACAAAAAATACTTGCGAAGCTCGAATACAACAAGACCGCGGATGGACCATTCATCCTTAAGAACGGCGCCAATCACTACCGCTTGCTGGGACTCGAACTGACCCGGACGGCGGGTGGACGAATGGCTCCGACGCTTATCGGAGTAGAGCCCGGTGGCGTGGCCGACCACATCATCATCGATCGTTCCTGGTTGCATGGAACCGCGCAGGATGAAACGCAACTCGGCGTTTCGCTGAACGGCACGAATTTTGTCGCCGTGGTCGATTCCTACTTCAGCGACTTCCACTGCACGTCGGGAACAGGAACATGTTCGGATTCGCACGCGGTTGCTGGAGGCATCGGCAGCCACCTGGATGGTCCGTTCAAGATCGAGAACAACTTCCTCGAAGCCTCGGGTGAATCCGTGTTCTTCGGCGGCGGCGCAGCAACCGTCACCCCGGCGGACATCGAAATTCGCCGCAATCATATTTACAAACCGTGGCAATGGATGCCGGGCAACCCGAAATTCGTCGGTGCGCCCGATGGCCATCCGTTTGTCGTCAAAAACCACATCGAACTGAAGAACGCAACACGCGTCCTCATCGAAGCCAATGTGATGGAGAACACGTGGGGAGGCTTCAGTCAGACCGGATTCGGACTGCTGCTCAGCCCCAAGAGCCAGCACACCCGGAACAATGGCAACGTTTGTCCAATGTGCCAAGTCACGGACATTACGATCCGCTACAACCGTATTTCGCACGCAGCGGGCGGCATGCAGCTCGCCACTTCGATGTCGGGAAATGGCGACGGAGGCGGGCCGGCGTACCTGGGAGCCCGCTGGAGTATCCATGACGTGGTCATGGACGACATCAACAAGAACTACGTTGGCGGCGGCTCGTTGTTCGAGATCGTAAATGGCTGGCCGGCCAATCCGCTCAACACACTCACCATCAACCACATCACCGGCTTCCCTGACGCGGACAGCCATCTGTTCATCATGGGCAACAAGTCCGAGAACCCGTCGATGCATTCCTTCGTGTTCACAAACAATCTGGTCACAACCGGCCGCTATCCAGTGTGGAACTCGGGCGGTGGCAAGACCAGTTGCGCGTACTCGGACACACCTGTCACCAGCATCGCAACCTGTTTCACCAGCTACTCTTTTGGAAATAACGCGCTGCTGAATAATCCTCAGCAGTTTCCGCCTTCGGTCTGGCCGACCGGAAACATGTTTGCTCCGGACACCAAGAACGCAGGCTTTGTGCAGTTCAACAACGGGATCAACGGCAACTATGAACTGCAGTCCAACAGTCCGTACAAGAACGCCGGCACCGATGGCAAGGATCTCGGAGCCGACATCGCGGGCCTTGACGCAGCCCTGGCAGGCGTCAACTAA
- a CDS encoding polysaccharide deacetylase family protein, giving the protein MAPSRIVFLMYHELELPGRALVQSEPGYVRYILPADTFRSHLQWMKDSRFRGLSVSEALLYPTTPSVCITFDDGCETDLITAAPLLQEFGFQATFYLTTGFLGSPGYLTPDQVRQLDSLGFEIGCHSMTHPYLSDLSDAELGREIFDAKLQLEEIVGHAIAHFSCPGGRYDGRTLETARRAGFRSVATSRFHANSASTSAYELGRVAMLRDLSLEGLSATCQGRGLWKKQLQDQTRQSVRRVFGNSVYDKLRAAVLGDGRE; this is encoded by the coding sequence ATGGCTCCCTCACGCATTGTTTTCCTGATGTATCACGAACTGGAACTTCCGGGGCGGGCCCTTGTTCAGTCCGAGCCCGGATATGTTCGCTACATCCTTCCTGCCGATACGTTTCGGAGCCATTTGCAGTGGATGAAGGACTCGCGCTTTCGCGGGCTAAGTGTGAGCGAGGCGCTGCTGTATCCAACCACGCCCAGCGTCTGCATCACGTTCGATGACGGTTGCGAGACCGACTTGATTACGGCCGCACCCTTGCTGCAGGAGTTCGGTTTTCAAGCAACCTTTTACCTCACTACGGGATTTCTGGGATCTCCCGGCTACCTCACTCCGGACCAGGTTCGCCAGCTCGATTCTCTCGGGTTTGAGATTGGCTGCCACTCGATGACTCATCCCTATCTTTCCGATTTGTCTGACGCTGAACTCGGCCGGGAGATTTTCGATGCGAAGCTACAGCTCGAAGAAATCGTCGGCCATGCTATCGCGCACTTTTCCTGCCCAGGGGGACGTTATGACGGACGTACTCTGGAGACGGCTCGCCGTGCGGGCTTTCGCAGCGTTGCCACCAGCCGCTTCCATGCCAACTCGGCCTCGACCAGCGCGTATGAGTTGGGCCGGGTAGCCATGCTGCGCGACCTATCGTTGGAAGGCTTGTCCGCGACCTGCCAGGGTCGTGGCTTGTGGAAGAAGCAACTCCAGGATCAGACTCGGCAAAGTGTACGCCGCGTATTCGGGAACAGTGTCTACGACAAGCTGCGCGCTGCAGTGCTTGGCGATGGCCGCGAGTAA